A single region of the Polymorphum gilvum SL003B-26A1 genome encodes:
- a CDS encoding fumarylacetoacetate hydrolase family protein, with the protein MKLCRYGPAGSEKPGLIDTDGQLRDLSAHVADLDAAAYDIANLARLAALDPKSLPSVEGTPRLGAPISRPGHFIAIGLNYADHAAEAGLPIPAEPVVFSKAPSCLNGPNDDVIIPNGSTKLDWEVELAFVIGRRAWQVDEAAALSHVAGYTVCNDISERAWQIEGTGQWIKGKSAPTFGPLGPWIVTADEIADPQALDLFLDLNGQRMQTGSTSTMIFSVATIVSYLSRLMVLEVGDLITTGTPPGVGMGRKPQLFLKPGDVMRLGIPGLGEQVQTVAAG; encoded by the coding sequence ATGAAACTTTGCCGCTACGGCCCTGCCGGCTCCGAAAAGCCCGGACTCATCGACACGGACGGCCAGCTCCGGGATCTTTCCGCCCATGTCGCCGACCTCGACGCGGCGGCCTATGATATCGCCAATCTCGCCCGCCTCGCCGCGCTCGATCCGAAGTCGCTGCCGTCGGTCGAGGGCACGCCGCGCCTCGGCGCGCCGATCTCGCGGCCGGGCCATTTCATCGCCATCGGCCTGAATTACGCCGACCACGCGGCGGAAGCCGGCCTGCCGATCCCGGCCGAACCGGTGGTGTTCTCCAAGGCGCCGAGTTGCCTCAACGGCCCGAACGACGACGTGATCATCCCCAACGGCTCGACCAAGCTCGACTGGGAGGTGGAACTCGCGTTCGTCATCGGCAGGCGCGCCTGGCAGGTCGACGAGGCCGCCGCCCTGTCGCATGTCGCCGGCTACACCGTCTGCAACGACATTTCCGAGCGCGCCTGGCAGATCGAGGGCACGGGCCAGTGGATCAAGGGCAAGAGCGCGCCGACCTTCGGGCCCCTCGGTCCCTGGATCGTGACCGCCGACGAGATCGCGGACCCGCAGGCGCTCGACCTCTTCCTCGATCTCAACGGCCAGCGCATGCAGACCGGCAGCACGTCGACGATGATCTTCTCCGTCGCGACGATCGTCAGCTACCTGTCCAGGCTGATGGTGCTCGAGGTCGGCGACCTGATCACCACCGGAACGCCGCCCGGCGTCGGCATGGGCAGGAAGCCGCAGCTGTTCCTCAAGCCCGGCGACGTCATGCGGCTCGGCATTCCCGGCCTCGGCGAACAGGTCCAGACCGTAGCCGCCGGATAG
- a CDS encoding outer membrane protein transport protein, with amino-acid sequence MNFLTNSMTVFDEVDFRLSEERLGGKFKMMRLNGAAMLCGVAIIFSVSYDDAAAGGFALREQSSYYQGMSFAGNATSGPSISSVFWNPATITGAGDGFTVEAHNSLILPQAKMNGTFTRAGGRRPG; translated from the coding sequence TTGAACTTTCTGACCAATTCGATGACGGTCTTTGACGAAGTCGACTTCCGCTTATCTGAAGAACGACTGGGAGGAAAATTCAAAATGATGCGCTTAAACGGCGCCGCAATGCTTTGCGGTGTGGCAATCATATTTTCTGTTTCGTATGATGACGCAGCGGCAGGCGGCTTTGCGCTTCGCGAGCAGAGCAGCTACTACCAGGGGATGTCGTTTGCTGGAAATGCGACTTCCGGCCCGTCGATCTCGTCGGTGTTCTGGAATCCGGCGACCATCACCGGAGCCGGCGACGGCTTCACCGTCGAGGCGCACAATTCCCTGATCCTTCCACAGGCGAAGATGAATGGGACGTTCACGCGGGCGGGGGGGCGCCGGCCTGGGTGA
- a CDS encoding OmpP1/FadL family transporter has protein sequence MTSSTAASGEMASDAFIPASYTAYKFSDSLFFGLAVNAPYGLATKPDIDWAAKWYGRSSEVFSINVNPMVGYKINDMISVGVGLQVQYFQVRLKSAYPLSPTASTAEVKGDDIGFGFNAGVTFKPIEGTEIGLGFRSAVSHELNGQYILPSGFLPGPIAFGATSTDIKAKLMTPEMVTLSISQRVSEAFRVAGTVEWTNWSRLGTIHTRPTGATALPVSVLGTPDLKFNYDDGWFFALGGEYDWNDKLTLRAGVAYELSPIDLDIRSTRLPDNDRLWLSAGLSYTVRDNLSFDLGYTHIIPKSTKVRIVPGHQDYNASIGTYVSNVSSQVDIFTASLRYRWGGSHRSAE, from the coding sequence GTGACCTCGAGCACGGCGGCGAGCGGCGAGATGGCGTCGGATGCCTTCATTCCGGCGAGCTACACCGCCTACAAGTTCAGCGATTCCCTGTTCTTCGGCCTGGCCGTGAATGCGCCCTACGGATTGGCCACCAAGCCCGACATCGACTGGGCGGCGAAGTGGTACGGCCGGTCGTCGGAAGTATTCTCGATCAACGTCAACCCGATGGTCGGCTACAAGATCAACGACATGATCTCGGTCGGCGTCGGTCTGCAGGTACAGTATTTCCAGGTGCGCCTGAAATCGGCGTATCCGCTGTCGCCGACGGCGAGCACCGCCGAGGTCAAGGGCGACGACATCGGCTTCGGCTTCAATGCCGGCGTCACCTTCAAGCCGATCGAAGGCACGGAAATCGGCCTCGGCTTCCGCTCGGCGGTGTCACATGAGCTCAATGGGCAGTACATCCTGCCGTCGGGCTTCCTGCCCGGCCCGATCGCCTTCGGCGCGACCTCGACCGACATCAAGGCAAAGCTGATGACGCCGGAAATGGTGACGCTGTCGATCTCCCAGCGCGTGAGCGAGGCGTTCCGCGTCGCGGGCACCGTGGAATGGACGAACTGGAGCCGGCTCGGCACGATCCATACCCGTCCGACCGGGGCGACTGCGCTGCCGGTGTCCGTCCTCGGCACGCCGGACCTGAAATTCAACTACGATGACGGCTGGTTCTTCGCCCTCGGCGGCGAATACGACTGGAACGACAAGCTGACGCTGCGCGCCGGCGTTGCCTACGAGCTGTCGCCGATCGACCTCGACATCCGCTCCACGCGCCTGCCGGACAACGATCGCCTGTGGCTGTCCGCAGGCCTCAGCTACACGGTCAGGGATAACCTGTCCTTCGACCTCGGCTACACCCACATCATCCCCAAGAGCACGAAAGTGCGGATCGTCCCGGGTCACCAGGACTACAACGCCTCGATCGGCACCTATGTGTCGAACGTGTCGAGCCAGGTCGATATCTTCACCGCGTCGCTGCGCTATCGCTGGGGCGGATCCCACAGATCGGCGGAATGA
- a CDS encoding SDR family oxidoreductase has protein sequence MDLGISGRKAIVCASSRGLGRGCALSLAAAGCDLVLNGRDPNTLERTAAEIRAAYGVRVDAVAADISTPDGRAALIAACPAPDILVNNNGGPPRKDFRELDRQAMLDGVVQNMVTPIELIQAVVDGMTERGFGRIVNITSMSVKMPIEGLDLSSGARAGLTAFLAGVCRTIAHRNVTINNLLPGKMDTDRLRGGFERTASLSGCSVDAVRQAQADEIPARRFGTAEEFGEVCAFLCSQQAGYITGQNILIDGGLFPGAF, from the coding sequence ATGGATTTGGGTATTTCCGGGCGCAAGGCCATCGTCTGCGCCTCCAGCCGCGGCCTCGGGCGCGGCTGCGCCTTGTCGCTCGCGGCGGCCGGATGCGACCTCGTCCTCAACGGGCGCGATCCGAACACCCTGGAACGGACCGCCGCGGAGATCCGCGCCGCCTACGGCGTGCGCGTCGACGCGGTGGCCGCCGACATCTCGACCCCCGACGGCCGAGCTGCCCTCATCGCTGCCTGCCCGGCTCCCGACATCCTGGTCAACAACAACGGCGGTCCGCCGCGCAAGGACTTCCGCGAGCTCGATCGGCAGGCGATGCTCGACGGTGTCGTCCAGAACATGGTGACGCCGATCGAACTGATCCAGGCGGTGGTCGACGGCATGACGGAGCGGGGCTTCGGCCGCATCGTCAACATCACCTCGATGTCGGTAAAGATGCCGATCGAGGGGCTCGACCTGTCCAGTGGCGCGCGCGCCGGCCTGACCGCCTTCCTCGCAGGGGTCTGCCGCACCATCGCCCACCGCAACGTGACCATCAACAACCTGCTGCCCGGTAAGATGGATACCGACCGGCTGCGCGGCGGCTTCGAGCGCACCGCCTCGCTGTCCGGATGCAGCGTCGATGCGGTACGTCAGGCGCAGGCGGACGAGATCCCGGCGCGCCGCTTCGGCACCGCGGAGGAATTCGGCGAGGTCTGTGCCTTCCTGTGCTCGCAGCAGGCCGGCTACATCACCGGCCAGAACATCCTCATCGACGGCGGCCTGTTCCCGGGCGCGTTCTGA
- a CDS encoding UDP-2,3-diacylglucosamine diphosphatase produces the protein MMTARDEARHYRALFLSDIHLGTRGCQADLLLDFLKHNDAEMIYLVGDIVDGWRLKRAWYWPQSHNDVIQKILRKARKGARVVYIPGNHDEFLRDFLGTHFGGVEVADSIIHTSADERQYLVIHGDQFDVVIRHAKWLAFFGDRAYVTALALNTTVNAMRRRVGLTYWSLSAWAKLKVKNAVNFIGRFEQTLSEEARRRGADGVICGHIHHAASHDAYDIHYINTGDWVESCTAVAEHHDGTFEVIRWSDRTVAGSLPAPVQERPVAA, from the coding sequence ATGATGACGGCGCGTGACGAAGCGCGGCACTACCGGGCCCTGTTCCTTTCCGACATTCACCTCGGTACCCGAGGCTGTCAGGCAGATCTTCTTCTGGATTTTCTCAAGCACAACGATGCCGAGATGATCTATCTGGTCGGCGACATCGTCGATGGCTGGCGGCTGAAGCGGGCCTGGTACTGGCCGCAGTCGCACAACGATGTCATCCAGAAGATCCTGCGCAAGGCGCGCAAGGGCGCCCGCGTCGTCTACATCCCCGGCAATCACGACGAGTTCCTGCGCGACTTCCTCGGCACGCATTTCGGCGGCGTCGAGGTCGCCGACAGCATCATCCACACCTCGGCCGACGAGCGTCAGTATCTGGTCATACACGGCGACCAGTTCGACGTGGTGATCCGCCATGCCAAGTGGCTGGCCTTCTTCGGCGACAGGGCCTATGTAACCGCGCTCGCGCTCAACACCACCGTGAATGCGATGCGCCGCCGTGTCGGCCTGACCTACTGGTCGTTGTCGGCCTGGGCGAAGCTGAAGGTCAAGAACGCGGTCAACTTCATCGGCCGGTTCGAACAGACGCTGTCCGAGGAAGCCAGGCGGCGCGGCGCCGACGGCGTGATCTGCGGCCACATCCATCATGCGGCCAGCCACGACGCCTACGACATCCACTACATCAACACCGGCGACTGGGTGGAAAGCTGCACGGCCGTTGCCGAACACCACGACGGGACCTTCGAGGTGATCCGATGGAGCGACCGCACGGTTGCCGGGAGCCTGCCTGCGCCGGTGCAGGAGCGCCCCGTCGCGGCATGA
- a CDS encoding glycosyltransferase family 4 protein, with protein sequence MTSILIVTDAWHPQINGVVRSLERTAEELRARGLRIEFLTPAVFRTLPCPTYPEIRLSLTTAATVLQRVEAAACDHLHIATEGPLGMMARAAALKTGRVFTTSYHTRFPEYLSARLPVPLSWSYAWLRRFHNAGQGCMVATRSLEDDLRARGFTHLMRWSRGVDETLFKPYHDSVLPDDLPRPVFMNVGRVAVEKNITAFLDLDLPGSKVVVGAGPQLDSLRKAYPDVLFTGPKVGEDLARHYASADVFVFPSLTDTFGNVLLEALACGIPVAAFPVMGPLDVIGGTDAGVLSEDLRQAALDALEVSRAACRRVALHYTWAASADAFLSNVLAAQQAAGCRGAA encoded by the coding sequence ATGACATCCATCCTGATCGTCACGGATGCCTGGCATCCCCAGATCAACGGCGTCGTGCGCTCGCTCGAGCGGACGGCTGAGGAACTGCGCGCGCGCGGACTGCGCATCGAGTTCCTGACGCCGGCGGTGTTCCGCACCCTGCCGTGCCCGACCTATCCGGAAATCCGCCTGTCCCTGACCACCGCCGCCACGGTGCTCCAGCGCGTGGAGGCGGCGGCGTGCGACCATCTCCACATCGCCACGGAGGGGCCGCTCGGCATGATGGCGCGCGCAGCCGCGCTGAAGACCGGCCGGGTGTTCACCACCAGCTATCACACACGGTTCCCGGAATACCTGTCCGCGCGGCTGCCGGTCCCGCTGTCGTGGTCCTACGCCTGGCTGCGGCGGTTCCACAACGCCGGCCAGGGCTGCATGGTGGCGACCCGTTCGCTGGAAGACGATCTCAGGGCACGCGGTTTCACCCACCTGATGCGCTGGTCGCGCGGCGTCGACGAGACGCTGTTCAAGCCCTACCACGACTCGGTGCTCCCGGATGACCTGCCCCGCCCGGTGTTCATGAACGTCGGTCGCGTGGCGGTGGAAAAGAATATCACCGCCTTTCTCGATCTGGATCTTCCGGGCAGCAAGGTCGTGGTCGGCGCCGGACCGCAACTCGACAGCTTGCGCAAGGCCTACCCGGACGTGCTGTTCACCGGGCCCAAGGTCGGCGAGGATCTCGCCCGCCACTACGCCTCCGCCGACGTCTTCGTGTTCCCGTCGCTGACCGACACGTTCGGCAACGTGCTGCTGGAGGCATTGGCCTGCGGCATTCCGGTCGCCGCGTTCCCGGTGATGGGGCCGCTCGACGTGATCGGCGGCACCGACGCGGGCGTGCTGTCGGAAGACCTGCGCCAGGCGGCGCTGGATGCGCTTGAGGTCTCGCGCGCGGCTTGCCGCCGGGTCGCCTTGCACTACACCTGGGCGGCCAGCGCCGACGCTTTCCTGTCCAATGTCCTGGCCGCCCAGCAGGCGGCCGGTTGTCGCGGAGCGGCCTGA
- a CDS encoding threonine ammonia-lyase — protein sequence MAEAVTRQDILNARERLRGMAVRTPLLSFPVLDEASGRRVLVKPECLQRTGSFKFRGAFNRLSMIPADRRAAGVVACSSGNHAQGVAEAARLLGMPATIVMPEDAPAIKLARTRRLGAEVVTYRRGEEDREAIAADLCRASGATFVHPFNDPGVIAGQGTVGLEMAEQARELGVEPDAIVSCTGGGGLTGGIALALEDDLPACRVFTAEPEGFDDYARSLAAGRRLENARTGGSVCDAILTERPGETGFAILSRRRASGLVVSDREALAAVAFAFSELKLVVEPGGAVALAAVLGGKVPAACSCVALVLSGGNVDPQMMMRALALAL from the coding sequence ATGGCAGAGGCGGTTACACGGCAGGACATCCTCAATGCGCGCGAACGCCTGCGCGGCATGGCCGTGCGCACGCCGTTGCTGAGCTTTCCCGTCCTCGACGAGGCGTCAGGGCGACGCGTGTTGGTCAAGCCCGAATGCCTGCAGCGCACCGGCTCGTTCAAGTTCCGCGGCGCCTTCAACCGCCTGTCGATGATCCCCGCGGACCGGCGGGCTGCCGGCGTCGTCGCCTGTTCCTCCGGCAACCATGCCCAGGGCGTGGCAGAGGCGGCGCGCCTGCTCGGCATGCCGGCGACGATCGTGATGCCGGAGGACGCGCCGGCGATCAAGTTGGCGCGCACGCGCCGCCTCGGTGCCGAGGTGGTCACCTACCGGCGCGGCGAAGAGGACCGCGAGGCGATCGCCGCCGACCTGTGCCGGGCGTCGGGGGCAACCTTCGTGCATCCGTTCAACGATCCCGGCGTGATCGCCGGGCAGGGCACCGTGGGCCTTGAAATGGCCGAGCAGGCACGCGAGCTTGGCGTCGAGCCGGACGCTATCGTCTCCTGCACGGGCGGCGGCGGGTTGACCGGCGGCATCGCGCTTGCGCTCGAGGACGACCTGCCGGCGTGCCGCGTCTTCACTGCCGAACCCGAAGGCTTCGACGACTATGCGCGCTCCCTTGCCGCCGGCCGCAGGCTGGAAAACGCGCGCACGGGAGGCTCGGTCTGCGACGCGATCCTGACCGAGAGGCCCGGCGAAACCGGCTTTGCCATCCTCAGCCGCCGCCGCGCCTCGGGTCTCGTCGTATCGGACCGGGAAGCGCTTGCGGCCGTCGCCTTCGCCTTCAGCGAACTCAAGCTCGTCGTCGAACCGGGCGGGGCGGTCGCGCTCGCCGCTGTGCTTGGCGGCAAGGTTCCGGCGGCGTGTTCCTGCGTTGCCCTGGTGCTGTCCGGCGGCAACGTCGATCCGCAGATGATGATGCGGGCGCTGGCGCTGGCGCTCTGA
- a CDS encoding globin-coupled sensor protein, with product MSTQSMADRLSFLQIGRDEMHIAKEIWALIEPALPDILNGFYDHVRRVPTLAAIAGGQEARLVSAQLKHWKQLFCGGFGEAYYESALRIGRAHVRIGLEPSWYIGGYGYILTKLIGVLGARHRFSGPKAARLTGVVTKVVLLDMDMAISTYSEAMIERAMAREEQIKLAVRDFDAVMNGALQALGNASEALGQTAGALTGVARETSVRVEAMERSSAETSRGVHSSAAATEEMTASIAEISRQAIASRTISQEALDGARRTNESVRSLSGAAETVGSVIELISDIAGQTNLLALNATIEAARAGEMGRGFAVVAAEVKELASQTTKATEEITEQVAAIQKATRQSVDDIQRITETVEQVARIASEIAAAVEQQMAATSEISRNVQTAAAGTATVSQEVVAVQGAVTGTRASAEQISTMSADLRSQAHTLGSQAKTFFQQVLAG from the coding sequence ATGTCCACCCAGTCCATGGCCGACCGGTTATCCTTCCTGCAGATCGGTCGCGACGAAATGCATATTGCGAAAGAGATCTGGGCTCTGATCGAACCGGCGCTGCCGGACATTCTCAACGGCTTCTACGATCATGTCAGGCGGGTTCCGACGCTTGCCGCGATCGCCGGCGGGCAGGAAGCCCGGCTGGTCTCGGCGCAGCTGAAACACTGGAAGCAGCTGTTCTGCGGCGGTTTCGGCGAGGCTTATTACGAGAGTGCCTTGCGCATCGGACGGGCGCATGTGCGGATCGGGCTTGAGCCGAGCTGGTACATCGGCGGCTACGGCTACATCCTGACCAAGCTGATCGGCGTGCTCGGCGCTAGGCACCGCTTCTCGGGGCCGAAGGCGGCGCGCCTGACCGGCGTGGTGACCAAGGTCGTGCTGCTGGACATGGACATGGCGATCTCGACCTACAGCGAGGCGATGATCGAGCGGGCGATGGCGCGCGAGGAGCAGATCAAGCTCGCCGTGCGCGATTTCGACGCCGTCATGAACGGTGCGCTGCAGGCCCTCGGAAACGCTTCTGAGGCGCTTGGCCAGACCGCCGGCGCCCTGACCGGTGTCGCGCGCGAGACGAGCGTACGGGTCGAGGCGATGGAGCGCTCGAGCGCGGAGACCTCGCGCGGCGTCCACTCCAGCGCCGCGGCGACCGAGGAGATGACCGCGTCCATTGCCGAGATCAGTCGCCAGGCAATCGCCTCGCGCACCATATCACAGGAGGCGTTGGACGGTGCGCGGCGCACCAACGAGTCGGTCCGGAGCCTGTCGGGCGCGGCGGAGACCGTCGGCTCGGTCATCGAGTTGATCTCCGACATAGCCGGGCAGACCAACCTCCTGGCGCTCAACGCCACCATCGAGGCGGCCCGCGCCGGCGAGATGGGCCGCGGCTTCGCCGTCGTGGCGGCGGAAGTGAAGGAACTGGCCAGCCAGACGACCAAGGCGACCGAGGAGATCACCGAGCAGGTGGCGGCCATCCAGAAGGCGACGCGCCAGTCGGTCGACGACATCCAGCGGATCACCGAGACCGTCGAGCAGGTCGCCCGGATCGCCTCGGAGATCGCGGCGGCGGTGGAGCAGCAGATGGCCGCGACCAGCGAGATCTCGCGCAATGTCCAGACGGCGGCTGCGGGCACGGCGACGGTGTCGCAGGAGGTCGTGGCGGTCCAGGGTGCGGTGACGGGGACGCGCGCCTCCGCCGAGCAGATCTCGACGATGTCGGCCGATCTCAGGAGCCAGGCTCATACCCTTGGCTCTCAGGCGAAGACCTTCTTCCAGCAGGTCCTCGCCGGCTGA